Below is a genomic region from Thermodesulfobacteriota bacterium.
TCTGTATTGGGAAACTCACCCTATAACAGCCCTTCTGCTTTTGCTGGAAACCCGTTGCTAATTAGTCCCGAAATTCTGATTAAAAGGGGTTTTTTATCTGAGTCGGATCTTAATCCTGAATTTTCCTTCAATGGGCAAAGGGTTGATTATGAAAATGTTACGAACTATAAGGAAGGCATTCTTCGAATCGCTTTTGAAAAAAACAAAAACAGATTATTAACGGATAATGAGTTCAAGAGGTTTTGTGACAATAGCTCAAGCTGGCTCGAGGATTATGCTTTGTTCATTTCACTAAAGGAAAGTTTTAAGAATGCAATATGGACAGAGTGGCCAGAAGAGATAAGGGATAGGACCGAGGGGTCTCTGAGTGAGTATAAGGAGAGATTAGAGG
It encodes:
- a CDS encoding 4-alpha-glucanotransferase translates to MKYRGSGILLHISSLPSPFGIGDLGPGAYKFIDFLVETKQSYWQILPLNPTSSVLGNSPYNSPSAFAGNPLLISPEILIKRGFLSESDLNPEFSFNGQRVDYENVTNYKEGILRIAFEKNKNRLLTDNEFKRFCDNSSSWLEDYALFISLKESFKNAIWTEWPEEIRDRTEGSLSEYKERLE